A window from Variovorax sp. PBL-E5 encodes these proteins:
- a CDS encoding PhoH family protein, translating to MILRHTFAPPNNTRLGHLCGPLDAHLRRIEEALNVKIAHRHEQFKIDGPKVNAQRAMEVLQALYEIAQRPIDAAVVQLTLAGDGAMDEAPDGAITLATRRTDLRARTPNQSVYLHNIANHDITVGIGPAGTGKTYLAVACAVDALERSAVQRIVLTRPAVEAGERLGFLPGDLTQKVDPYLRPLYDALYDLMGFDRVQKAFERNALEIAPLAFMRGRTLNNAFVILDEAQNTTPEQMKMFLTRIGFGAKAVVTGDVSQIDLPKTQLSGLVDAERVLRRVNGIAITHFTSADVVRHPLVARIVDAYDNARKRTARH from the coding sequence GTGATTCTGCGACACACCTTCGCCCCACCCAACAACACGCGCCTCGGCCACCTCTGCGGGCCGCTCGATGCGCACCTGCGGCGCATCGAGGAAGCGCTCAACGTCAAGATCGCGCATCGGCACGAGCAGTTCAAGATCGACGGCCCCAAGGTCAATGCGCAGCGCGCGATGGAGGTGCTGCAAGCGCTCTACGAAATTGCGCAGCGGCCGATCGATGCCGCGGTCGTCCAGCTCACGCTGGCAGGCGACGGCGCGATGGACGAAGCGCCCGACGGCGCCATCACGCTCGCCACGCGCCGCACCGACCTGCGCGCGCGCACGCCCAATCAGAGCGTCTACCTGCACAACATCGCGAACCACGACATCACTGTCGGCATCGGCCCGGCCGGCACCGGCAAGACCTACCTCGCCGTCGCCTGCGCGGTCGACGCGCTGGAGCGCAGTGCGGTGCAGCGCATCGTGCTGACGCGGCCCGCGGTCGAAGCCGGCGAGCGGCTCGGCTTCCTGCCCGGCGACCTCACGCAGAAGGTCGACCCGTATCTGCGGCCGCTCTACGACGCGCTGTACGACCTCATGGGCTTCGACCGGGTGCAGAAGGCCTTCGAACGCAACGCCCTCGAGATCGCGCCGCTGGCCTTCATGCGCGGGCGCACGCTCAACAACGCCTTCGTGATCCTCGACGAGGCCCAGAACACCACGCCCGAACAAATGAAGATGTTCCTCACGCGCATCGGCTTCGGCGCCAAGGCCGTGGTGACGGGCGACGTGAGCCAGATCGACCTGCCCAAGACGCAGTTGAGCGGGCTGGTCGATGCCGAACGGGTGCTGCGGCGCGTCAACGGCATCGCGATCACGCATTTCACCAGTGCCGACGTGGTGCGGCATCCGCTGGTGGCGCGCATCGTCGACGCCTACGACAACGCCCGCAAGCGCACCGCAAGGCATTGA
- the ybeY gene encoding rRNA maturation RNase YbeY has protein sequence MALAVLSLSLQFARFKGVDRHRAALPRHSVARWVRHALDRDGEITVRIVDAEEGQRLNREFRGKDYATNVLTFDYAQEPVVMADLVLCAPVVASEARAQRKTLAAHYAHLLVHGTLHAQGWDHETGEEDAEAMEAREIEILAGLGIANPY, from the coding sequence ATGGCACTCGCCGTTCTTTCGCTGTCGCTGCAGTTCGCGCGCTTCAAGGGCGTGGACCGCCACCGCGCCGCATTGCCGCGGCACAGCGTCGCACGCTGGGTCCGCCACGCGCTTGACCGCGATGGGGAGATCACCGTGCGCATCGTCGATGCCGAAGAAGGCCAGCGGCTCAACCGCGAGTTCCGCGGCAAGGACTACGCGACCAACGTGCTGACCTTCGACTATGCGCAGGAGCCCGTGGTGATGGCGGACCTGGTGCTGTGCGCGCCCGTGGTGGCGAGCGAGGCCAGGGCGCAGCGCAAGACATTGGCGGCGCACTACGCGCACCTGCTGGTGCACGGCACGCTCCATGCGCAAGGCTGGGACCACGAGACCGGCGAGGAAGACGCCGAGGCGATGGAAGCGCGCGAGATCGAGATCCTCGCCGGACTCGGGATCGCGAACCCTTATTGA
- the dtd gene encoding D-aminoacyl-tRNA deacylase, producing the protein MKALLQRVASARVDIAGRTVGAIEAGLLVLLCAERGDADAVAERLLAKILKLRIFSDDAGKMNRSVQDIGGGLLVVSQFTLAADVSGGNRPSFTQAAPPDEGRRLYDHFVALAKAAHPVVATGEFGADMQVHLVNDGPVTIPLQM; encoded by the coding sequence GTGAAGGCGCTGCTGCAGCGGGTGGCTTCGGCGCGCGTCGACATCGCCGGCCGCACCGTCGGCGCCATCGAGGCCGGCCTGCTCGTGCTGCTTTGCGCGGAGCGCGGCGACGCCGATGCGGTGGCCGAGCGGCTTCTGGCGAAGATCCTGAAGCTGCGCATCTTCTCGGACGACGCTGGCAAGATGAACCGCAGCGTGCAGGACATCGGCGGCGGATTGCTCGTGGTGAGCCAGTTCACGCTGGCTGCCGACGTGAGCGGCGGCAACCGCCCGAGCTTCACGCAGGCGGCGCCGCCTGACGAAGGGCGGCGGCTCTACGATCATTTCGTCGCGCTGGCGAAGGCCGCGCATCCGGTGGTGGCCACCGGCGAGTTCGGCGCCGACATGCAGGTGCACCTGGTGAACGACGGCCCGGTCACCATCCCGCTGCAGATGTAG
- a CDS encoding cation diffusion facilitator family transporter, translated as MSAADRPSPRGAWSPSALLRVSIAVALVTIALKGWAGYVTNSMGLISDAMESFVNLASATFGLAMVTIAARPPDTDHPYGHHKAEYFSSGFEGILIIAAAIAILGAAVVRLLSPQPLEQLGWGLALSIVSSGFNAALAVVLFRAARSHRSIALEADARHLVTDVWTSAAVVVGIVAVALTGWLWLDPVLAIGIALNIVREGAKLVWRSSQGLMDAALDPQTLALLQATLDRFLARVPEGPQLRFDDIVTRRAGQRRFADLHMHVPGDWSLQRAAGLRDAVEQALMDAVPGLRVTIQLLPLGMEARATQREDAP; from the coding sequence GTGTCCGCTGCCGATCGCCCCTCGCCACGCGGCGCATGGAGTCCTTCGGCGCTGCTGCGGGTGTCCATCGCGGTCGCGCTGGTCACGATCGCGCTCAAGGGCTGGGCCGGCTACGTGACGAACTCCATGGGCCTGATCTCGGATGCCATGGAATCCTTCGTGAATCTGGCCAGCGCCACCTTCGGGCTGGCGATGGTCACGATCGCCGCGCGGCCGCCCGACACGGACCACCCCTACGGCCACCACAAGGCCGAGTACTTTTCGTCGGGCTTCGAAGGCATCCTGATCATCGCCGCGGCCATCGCCATCCTCGGGGCGGCCGTGGTGCGGCTGCTGTCGCCCCAGCCGCTTGAGCAACTCGGCTGGGGGCTGGCGCTGTCGATCGTCAGCTCGGGCTTCAATGCCGCCCTGGCCGTTGTGCTCTTCCGGGCCGCGCGAAGCCATCGCTCCATCGCCCTCGAAGCGGACGCGCGCCATCTGGTCACCGACGTCTGGACCTCTGCCGCGGTCGTGGTCGGCATCGTGGCGGTCGCCCTGACCGGCTGGCTCTGGCTCGATCCGGTGCTCGCGATCGGCATCGCGCTGAACATCGTGCGCGAAGGCGCGAAGCTGGTCTGGCGCTCGTCGCAGGGGCTGATGGACGCGGCGCTCGATCCGCAAACGCTGGCACTGCTGCAAGCCACGCTGGATCGATTCCTGGCCAGGGTGCCCGAAGGGCCGCAGCTGCGTTTCGACGACATCGTCACCCGCCGTGCCGGCCAGCGCCGCTTTGCCGACCTGCACATGCATGTGCCCGGCGACTGGTCGCTGCAGCGCGCGGCCGGCTTGCGCGATGCGGTCGAGCAGGCTCTGATGGATGCCGTGCCCGGCCTGCGCGTGACCATCCAGCTGCTGCCGCTCGGCATGGAAGCCCGCGCCACGCAACGCGAGGACGCGCCGTGA